One Oryzomonas sagensis genomic region harbors:
- the chrA gene encoding chromate efflux transporter yields the protein MLEKPADMIATIPLKPAGLWELVGYFLRLGAFGFGGPIALAGYMQRDLIPRGWITEEEYLQGLAFAQMMPGPLAAQLAMWIGFIRHGAAGASLVGIAFILPAFLIVVAISFFYVAYQGLAVVQALFYGIGPVVIAIVAHSAVRLAKSTVGAERRMWLIFGIVALITMVSRTEIALLFVISGLIGILLYSPPASWKRRGNLIPAVLVAFTGLSATAPLLWKLGGFFVKAGAFTFGSGLAIVPFLHQGVVLNYHWLTERQFLDAVAVGIITPGPVVITATFVGYLVAGLWGAFIAAAGVFLPVYLFVLFIGRYIIRYREHPALKGFVKGATAAASGAIAGAAVILGQGSIIDVPTAAIGIVSLLLIRRWRLPEPVLILGGAVVGFVLFKG from the coding sequence ATGCTGGAGAAACCGGCTGACATGATTGCAACGATACCGCTGAAACCAGCCGGACTGTGGGAGCTTGTCGGTTACTTTCTCCGCCTCGGCGCCTTCGGCTTTGGCGGGCCGATAGCCCTTGCCGGATACATGCAGCGCGACTTGATTCCCCGCGGCTGGATTACCGAAGAAGAGTATCTCCAGGGTCTTGCCTTTGCGCAGATGATGCCCGGCCCCCTTGCCGCCCAGTTAGCCATGTGGATAGGGTTTATCCGTCATGGGGCGGCAGGGGCCTCCCTGGTGGGAATCGCCTTCATTCTCCCCGCCTTCCTGATCGTTGTCGCCATCTCCTTCTTCTACGTGGCCTACCAGGGGCTTGCGGTCGTGCAGGCGCTTTTCTACGGCATTGGCCCGGTGGTGATCGCCATAGTCGCGCACTCCGCCGTCCGCCTCGCCAAAAGCACGGTCGGCGCAGAGCGCCGCATGTGGCTCATCTTTGGCATCGTTGCACTGATAACGATGGTGTCCCGCACCGAAATCGCCCTGCTGTTCGTTATTTCCGGTTTGATCGGCATTCTGCTCTATAGCCCGCCTGCAAGCTGGAAAAGGCGGGGAAATCTGATTCCTGCGGTTCTGGTCGCTTTTACCGGTTTATCGGCTACGGCGCCGCTCCTCTGGAAGTTGGGAGGCTTTTTCGTCAAGGCGGGGGCGTTTACCTTCGGCAGCGGCCTTGCCATCGTCCCGTTTTTGCACCAGGGAGTCGTTCTCAATTACCACTGGCTTACCGAACGACAGTTCCTCGATGCCGTTGCGGTCGGGATCATAACACCGGGTCCGGTGGTCATAACCGCAACCTTCGTCGGCTATCTCGTGGCCGGATTATGGGGTGCGTTCATCGCGGCGGCCGGGGTGTTCCTGCCGGTTTATTTGTTTGTCCTGTTCATTGGCCGGTACATTATCCGTTACCGTGAACATCCCGCATTGAAAGGGTTCGTCAAAGGCGCCACAGCGGCGGCTTCGGGGGCAATCGCAGGCGCAGCCGTCATTCTCGGGCAAGGCTCGATTATCGACGTCCCCACGGCGGCCATCGGCATTGTCAGCCTCCTGCTCATCCGGCGCTGGAGGCTGCCGGAACCGGTACTCATACTTGGGGGCGCTGTTGTGGGCTTTGTGCTGTTTAAGGGCTGA
- a CDS encoding cytochrome c3 family protein, translating into MKKLTVALAVVLATAGTPAALVAADAPQNAGPEIIKLKMGDLYLVFKHWQHQKWTNRECLRCHTAQEWKIKKWDKEVAHQICISCHDQGKKGPVDCKECHGPTYTSMQKDRP; encoded by the coding sequence ATGAAAAAGCTCACCGTGGCTCTTGCCGTGGTTCTCGCGACGGCCGGGACGCCCGCCGCCCTTGTTGCGGCGGATGCTCCCCAAAATGCCGGTCCTGAGATCATCAAGCTCAAGATGGGCGACCTCTATCTGGTCTTCAAGCACTGGCAGCATCAGAAGTGGACCAACCGTGAATGTCTCCGCTGCCATACGGCCCAGGAGTGGAAGATCAAAAAATGGGACAAGGAGGTCGCCCACCAGATCTGCATCTCCTGCCATGACCAGGGGAAAAAAGGGCCGGTGGACTGCAAGGAATGCCATGGCCCCACCTACACCTCGATGCAGAAGGACCGCCCGTAG
- a CDS encoding helix-turn-helix transcriptional regulator, whose amino-acid sequence MDGRENPLGEYLKDRRTKLDPVALGFSMVRRRTPGLRREEVAQRANVSATWYTWLEQGRGGAPSADVLDRLARALLLTDAEREHMFLLALGRLPEVSYKPVDGITPRLQRILDSLCYSPAFVRTSTWDIVGWNKAASVVFGDFGELDSSQRNILRRFFMNPQIQSIQADWEHVAHSIVAAFRADIARTGATNEVKQLINELCRSSSEFNSLWQKHDILANGDCIKRLHHPVVGSLTLDYSSFSVDGRPDLALVIYNPATREDEGLIHSLFEKKSKGRGSKSKI is encoded by the coding sequence ATGGACGGAAGAGAAAATCCTCTAGGCGAATATTTAAAGGATCGTCGTACAAAACTTGACCCTGTAGCTCTGGGCTTTTCCATGGTACGCCGTCGCACTCCTGGTCTGCGGCGTGAGGAGGTCGCTCAACGTGCAAATGTCAGTGCAACATGGTACACGTGGCTGGAACAAGGCCGAGGTGGTGCGCCTTCTGCCGATGTGCTGGACCGGCTAGCTCGTGCGTTGCTGCTAACCGATGCTGAGCGTGAACATATGTTTCTTCTAGCTTTGGGAAGACTTCCTGAGGTCAGTTATAAGCCTGTCGATGGCATCACACCACGCTTGCAGCGCATACTTGATTCACTCTGTTACAGTCCGGCATTCGTTAGAACGTCAACATGGGACATAGTTGGTTGGAACAAAGCCGCATCTGTCGTTTTTGGCGACTTTGGTGAGTTAGATAGTTCTCAACGCAATATTTTGAGAAGGTTCTTTATGAACCCTCAAATCCAGTCTATCCAAGCCGATTGGGAGCACGTTGCACATTCAATAGTCGCAGCGTTCCGAGCCGACATTGCTCGAACTGGAGCAACGAATGAGGTTAAACAACTGATCAACGAGCTATGTCGCTCTAGCTCAGAATTCAACTCTCTGTGGCAGAAACATGACATTTTGGCAAATGGCGACTGTATTAAACGACTACACCATCCGGTTGTTGGATCGTTAACTCTTGATTATTCATCCTTTTCAGTGGATGGCCGCCCCGACCTTGCTCTCGTCATTTACAATCCGGCAACTCGGGAAGATGAGGGACTTATTCACTCACTCTTTGAGAAAAAATCAAAGGGTCGCGGCTCCAAATCCAAAATTTGA
- a CDS encoding diguanylate cyclase: protein MGGKSTLIATKLKNFRETFMRQLPAKLDAVREAHAALGQGVPAKEAVNELYRCFHTLRGESANFGLHALSDLAAEGERLARQVRKGEAGPESAWRPLLQELVGRMEREAARTDAPRAMDLQALEVVAAAETFHGMERRVVYLCEHDPLQRLNLATQIGCFGFEVLTFGELEQFRNAVRGGHPDVIVMDLVYPGQPTGGADVMKEIRPELERTIPTVFISSLGDLSSRLAALRAGSDAYFVKPVNITGLCTTLHALTTREAPEPYRIMIVDDDPLLTEMTALILQDAGMETRSLNDPLQALPLLLEFKPDLILMDMYMPGCNGTELARTIRQIEAYFSIPIIFLSSETNADAQFEARRMGGDEFLLKPITPDHLISTVTVLAERMKVIRSSMTTDAMTGLFNHTATRKHLDLAIEDALRGEEALCFAMIDLDRFKEINDQYGHDAGDRVLMALARLLRQRLRTCDVVGRTGGEEFAVILPACDIMEAGHLLEQILESFAAIGFPAGEEYFNSTFSCGVASLDKFGTAEKLYKAADEALYISKEEGRNRVIAVGCEDVA from the coding sequence ATGGGCGGCAAATCAACCTTAATAGCGACAAAATTGAAGAATTTCCGCGAGACGTTCATGCGGCAGCTCCCCGCCAAGCTGGACGCCGTCAGGGAGGCGCATGCCGCCCTCGGCCAGGGGGTGCCGGCCAAAGAAGCGGTCAACGAGTTGTACCGCTGCTTCCACACCCTGCGGGGGGAGAGCGCCAACTTCGGCCTGCACGCATTGAGCGACCTGGCCGCGGAGGGGGAGCGGCTGGCGCGGCAGGTGCGCAAGGGAGAGGCGGGCCCCGAGAGCGCCTGGCGCCCCCTGCTGCAGGAGCTTGTCGGCCGGATGGAGCGCGAGGCGGCCCGCACCGATGCGCCCCGGGCCATGGACCTGCAAGCCCTTGAGGTCGTGGCGGCCGCCGAGACCTTCCACGGGATGGAACGCCGGGTCGTCTACCTCTGCGAGCACGACCCCCTGCAACGCCTGAACCTGGCCACCCAGATCGGCTGTTTCGGCTTCGAGGTGCTGACCTTCGGCGAGCTGGAGCAGTTCCGCAACGCCGTCCGCGGCGGGCACCCGGACGTCATCGTCATGGACCTGGTCTACCCCGGCCAGCCGACCGGCGGGGCGGATGTGATGAAGGAGATTCGCCCCGAGCTGGAACGGACTATCCCCACGGTCTTCATCTCCTCCCTGGGCGACCTCTCTTCCCGTCTCGCGGCGCTCCGGGCCGGGTCCGACGCCTATTTCGTCAAGCCGGTCAACATCACCGGCCTCTGCACGACCCTTCACGCCCTTACCACCCGGGAGGCCCCCGAACCGTACCGCATCATGATCGTGGACGACGACCCGCTCCTGACGGAGATGACCGCCCTCATTCTCCAGGACGCGGGCATGGAGACCCGGAGCCTGAACGACCCCTTGCAGGCGCTGCCGCTGCTCTTGGAATTCAAGCCGGACCTGATCCTCATGGATATGTACATGCCCGGCTGCAACGGCACGGAGTTGGCCAGGACGATCCGGCAGATCGAGGCCTACTTCAGCATCCCGATCATCTTCCTCTCCAGCGAAACCAATGCGGACGCCCAGTTCGAGGCGCGGCGCATGGGTGGGGACGAATTTCTGCTCAAGCCGATCACGCCGGATCACCTGATCTCCACCGTGACCGTTCTGGCCGAGCGGATGAAGGTCATACGCTCCTCCATGACCACGGACGCCATGACCGGGCTATTCAACCACACCGCCACCAGGAAGCATCTCGACCTGGCCATCGAAGACGCCCTCAGGGGGGAGGAGGCGCTCTGCTTCGCCATGATCGACCTGGACCGTTTCAAGGAGATCAACGACCAGTACGGCCATGACGCGGGGGACCGGGTCCTCATGGCCCTGGCCCGGCTGCTTCGGCAGCGGCTCCGCACGTGCGACGTGGTCGGCCGCACCGGGGGCGAGGAGTTTGCCGTCATCCTTCCCGCCTGCGACATCATGGAGGCCGGGCACCTGTTGGAGCAGATCCTGGAGAGCTTCGCCGCCATCGGCTTTCCCGCCGGCGAGGAGTATTTCAACTCCACCTTCAGTTGCGGCGTCGCCTCCCTCGACAAGTTCGGCACGGCGGAAAAGCTCTACAAGGCCGCCGACGAGGCGCTCTACATCTCCAAGGAAGAGGGTCGCAACCGGGTCATAGCCGTCGGCTGCGAGGATGTGGCGTAA
- a CDS encoding family 16 glycoside hydrolase: MKRRAVCGSICIMVALTAGGSTCWAAEAATASQWTFDREQAGKLPAGATVFAGKWAVRGEPGAPSAPNALCQTGYSDYPALSLGDKVYGDVTIATQFKAISGSGDRAAGIIFRIRDKDNYYILRANALEDNVNIYTYAGGRRRSVREGSAKVPSGTWQELRVEVRGNRIRGFLNNKQVVEAIDDTFKAGKVGLWTKADSVTCFDNVRVNPAKPE, encoded by the coding sequence ATGAAAAGGAGAGCAGTCTGTGGGAGCATCTGCATAATGGTTGCACTGACGGCGGGCGGTAGCACGTGTTGGGCCGCGGAGGCCGCCACGGCAAGCCAGTGGACCTTCGACAGGGAGCAGGCGGGGAAGCTTCCGGCCGGGGCGACGGTCTTTGCCGGAAAATGGGCCGTTCGAGGGGAGCCCGGCGCGCCGAGTGCGCCGAATGCCCTCTGCCAGACCGGCTACTCCGACTATCCCGCGCTCTCCCTGGGGGACAAGGTCTACGGCGACGTGACGATCGCCACCCAATTCAAGGCGATCTCGGGCAGCGGCGACCGGGCCGCAGGAATCATTTTTCGTATCAGGGACAAGGACAACTACTACATTCTGAGGGCCAACGCCCTGGAAGATAACGTCAACATTTATACGTATGCAGGTGGCAGGCGCAGATCCGTCCGTGAAGGTTCGGCCAAGGTGCCCTCCGGCACATGGCAGGAGTTGCGGGTGGAGGTCCGGGGAAACCGCATTCGCGGTTTCCTGAACAACAAACAGGTCGTTGAGGCTATTGACGATACCTTCAAGGCCGGGAAGGTAGGGTTATGGACCAAAGCGGATTCCGTCACCTGTTTCGACAACGTCCGGGTCAACCCGGCGAAACCGGAATAG
- a CDS encoding RidA family protein, translating into MINIKTYNHNLWDHGISQAYGVNGTIYVSGQFSHDSEGAFIGEGDIETQTRQTLENLDHVLAEFGVTKSNLAYVEIYLADAGEYSDSVIKLFKGYLGKHRPAGTLVGVPSFAFPAQLIEISAVAYTDY; encoded by the coding sequence ATGATTAACATTAAGACTTATAATCACAATCTTTGGGATCACGGCATTTCCCAAGCATACGGAGTGAATGGCACAATTTATGTTTCCGGGCAATTTTCCCATGATTCAGAGGGCGCATTTATTGGCGAAGGTGACATTGAAACGCAAACTCGTCAGACACTTGAAAATCTTGACCATGTATTAGCGGAGTTTGGTGTCACGAAATCCAACCTCGCGTATGTGGAAATTTATCTGGCAGATGCTGGGGAGTATTCGGATTCCGTTATTAAGCTGTTCAAGGGATACTTAGGGAAGCACCGGCCAGCGGGAACTCTTGTAGGAGTGCCGTCTTTTGCTTTTCCGGCACAATTAATTGAAATAAGTGCTGTCGCATATACCGACTATTAA
- a CDS encoding winged helix-turn-helix transcriptional regulator, translating into MGMAAYKGQVKNIQDTPFGYTLSVIGGKWKMVIIYLLAENQPIRFNDLKRQIGSITFKILSSQLKELESDGLIERKEYPQIPPKVEYRLTAKAETLLPVLEGLCEWGARNQNKQAALSGGFIYSEPS; encoded by the coding sequence ATGGGAATGGCTGCATATAAGGGTCAAGTAAAAAATATCCAAGATACACCTTTTGGATATACCTTGTCGGTGATTGGCGGTAAATGGAAGATGGTTATCATTTACCTTTTGGCAGAAAATCAACCTATCCGCTTTAATGACCTAAAAAGACAAATTGGCTCGATTACCTTTAAGATATTGAGTTCGCAATTGAAAGAACTGGAATCAGATGGTTTGATAGAACGAAAAGAGTATCCTCAAATTCCGCCTAAAGTTGAGTACCGTTTGACAGCTAAAGCAGAAACGCTCTTACCTGTCTTGGAAGGATTATGCGAATGGGGAGCAAGGAATCAAAATAAACAAGCTGCCCTGTCAGGCGGATTTATCTACTCCGAGCCAAGTTGA
- a CDS encoding SDR family oxidoreductase, which yields MNIFVTGATGFIGTHVAKEMFNAGHKVIGLARSDAGARRLTDIGVNVHRGSLEDLDCLRSGAADADAVIHLGFVHDFSKFQENCEIDRQAIEALGSVLAGTGRPLIITSGLVPAEAPGQLSTEANIVPPDFPTPRVSEQTALALQAKKVSSAVVRLPQVHNTIKQGLVTYAIEIAREKRISAYVGDGQSRWAAAHVTDVARLYRLAIEKHKSGAIYHAVAEEGIRMRDIAEAIGRSLGMSAVSISPEEVREHFGWLGMFVERDLPASSAITREKLGWIPTGPGLIADIERINAQ from the coding sequence GTGAATATTTTCGTAACAGGTGCAACTGGATTTATCGGAACTCACGTTGCCAAAGAAATGTTTAATGCCGGACATAAAGTTATCGGTCTTGCTCGTTCAGATGCGGGGGCTCGGCGACTGACTGATATCGGCGTAAATGTCCATCGTGGCTCTCTTGAAGATCTTGATTGTCTGCGAAGCGGAGCAGCCGATGCGGACGCAGTCATTCACTTGGGCTTTGTTCATGACTTCTCAAAGTTTCAAGAGAACTGTGAAATCGACAGACAAGCCATTGAGGCTCTTGGATCTGTGTTAGCTGGAACCGGCCGCCCACTGATCATTACCTCTGGGTTGGTGCCAGCGGAAGCACCCGGGCAACTTTCTACCGAAGCCAACATTGTACCGCCGGACTTTCCTACCCCCCGGGTTTCGGAACAGACTGCTCTTGCGCTTCAGGCTAAAAAGGTTAGCTCAGCGGTTGTACGATTGCCCCAGGTCCACAATACCATCAAACAAGGTTTGGTCACCTATGCCATAGAGATAGCGCGAGAGAAAAGAATATCTGCATACGTGGGTGACGGACAATCCCGGTGGGCGGCGGCACATGTTACTGATGTCGCGCGTCTTTACAGGCTTGCAATAGAAAAACATAAATCAGGTGCCATTTATCATGCAGTAGCCGAAGAAGGTATACGAATGCGTGATATTGCCGAAGCCATTGGGCGAAGCTTGGGAATGTCGGCGGTATCCATCTCTCCGGAAGAAGTCAGGGAGCATTTTGGATGGCTGGGTATGTTCGTAGAGCGAGATCTACCGGCTTCGAGCGCCATTACAAGGGAAAAACTGGGATGGATTCCGACTGGGCCGGGGCTGATTGCTGATATTGAGCGAATAAATGCGCAATAA